From the genome of Synchiropus splendidus isolate RoL2022-P1 chromosome 17, RoL_Sspl_1.0, whole genome shotgun sequence, one region includes:
- the LOC128748070 gene encoding odorant receptor 131-2-like, whose translation MVSNSSVAVELQSELERIMLSVFTGVPCVVLLTINAIILFTLRSKQVFRETSRYVLLTNLLVADSLYMMISQIMYFIANSRVFLTYPVCGTLILYTMLTDSIFPLTLAEMSIERYVAVCFPLRHSSIVTLRSTAAAIALVWAFSFVNVLIRVALMCQFPFEELDSLDMNAICDIFVVVLTPVAAEYDQVYNIFVLSSAGIIIIFSFIAVVITARTASSDRNSARKAQSTLLLHMIQLVLGLSPRISLPLSVVLFQVMSWINFVRLMNVTYVFLMLLPRGLSPLIYGLRDQAIRPILLSNLCCGLTVSVKNQISP comes from the coding sequence ATGGTGTCTAACAGCAGTGTGGCTGTGGAGcttcagtcagagctggagcgaatcatgctgtctgttttcactggTGTGCCGTGTGTTGTGCTGCTAACTATTAATGCCATCATTCTGTTCACCCTGAGGAGTAAACAAGTGTTTCGGGAGACGTCCCGTTATGTTCTTCTGACTAACCTTCTTGTTGCAGACTCGCTCTACATGATGATCAGTCAGATCATGTACTTCATTGCTAACAGCAGAGTTTTCTTAACGTATCCTGTGTGTGGCACATTAATCCTCTATACTATGCTGACAGACAGCATCTTTCCTCTCACACTGGCTGAGATGTCTATAGAGAGatatgtggctgtgtgttttcctctcagacactcctccatcgtcaccttgagatccacagcagcagccatcgctCTAGTGTGGGCTTTCTCTTTTGTCAATGTTCTGATCCGTGTTGCGCTGATGTGTCAGTTTCCATTTGAAGAACTGGACAGTCTAGACATGAATGCAATATGTGACATATTTGTCGTTGTCTTGACTCCAGTGGCTGCTGAATATGATCAAGTctacaatatttttgtgttatctTCTGCAggcataataataattttcagttttattgcAGTGGTGATCACAGCCAGGACAGCATCATCTGACAGAAATTCTGCCCGGAAGGCTCAGAgtactctgctgctgcacatgatccAGCTGGTGCTCGGTCTGTCCCCCAGAATATCCCTTCCTTTGTCCGTAGTTCTTTTTCAAGTGATGAGCTGGATCAATTTTGTACGTCTCATGAATGTCACATATGTGTTTCTCATGCTTCTACCCAGAGGCTTGAGTCCTCTCATCTATGGCCTCAGGGATCAGGCCATCAGACCCATCCTCCTGTCGAATCTCTGCTGTGGACTCACAGTGAGTGTAAAGAATCAGATCTCACCATAG
- the LOC128748071 gene encoding odorant receptor 131-2-like, with the protein MVSNSSVAVELQSELERIVLSVLTGVPCVVLLTINAIILFTLRSKQVFRETSRYVLLTNLLVADSLYMMISQIMYFIANSRVFLTYPVCGLLVLYGTLTDNIFPLTLTVMSIERYVAVCFPLRHSSIVTLRSTAAAIALVWAFSLVNVLIRVVLMCQFPFEELDSLDMNAICDIFVVVLTPVAAEYDQVYNIFVLSSAGIIIIFSFIAVMITARTASSDRNSARKAQSTLLLHMIQLVLGLSPRISLPLSVVLFQVMSWINYVRLMNVTYVFLMLLPRGLSPLIYGLRDQAIRPILLSNLCCGLTLSVKNQISP; encoded by the coding sequence ATGGTGTCTAACAGCAGTGTGGCTGTGGAGcttcagtcagagctggagcgaATAGTATTGTCTGTTTTAACCGGTGTGCCATGTGTTGTGCTGCTAACTATTAATGCCATCATTCTGTTCACCCTGAGGAGTAAACAAGTGTTTCGGGAGACGTCCCGCTATGTTCTTCTGACTAACCTTCTTGTTGCAGACTCGCTCTACATGATGATCAGTCAGATCATGTACTTCATTGCTAACAGCAGAGTTTTCTTAACGTACCCTGTGTGTGGCCTCCTGGTCCTCTATGGGACGCTAACAGACAACATCTTTCCTctcacactgactgtgatgtctatagagagatatgtggctgtgtgttttcctctcagacactcctccatcgtcaccttgagatccacagcagcagccatcgctTTAGTGTGGGCTTTCTCTTTGGTCAATGTTCTGATCCGTGTTGTGCTGATGTGTCAGTTTCCATTTGAAGAACTGGACAGTCTAGACATGAATGCAATATGTGACATATTTGTCGTTGTCTTGACTCCAGTGGCTGCTGAATATGATCAAGTctacaatatttttgtgttatctTCTGCaggtataataataattttcagttttattgcAGTGATGATCACAGCCAGGACAGCATCATCTGACAGAAATTCTGCCCGGAAGGCTCAGAgtactctgctgctgcacatgatccAGCTGGTACTCGGTCTGTCCCCCAGAATATCCCTTCCTTTGTCCGTAGTTCTTTTTCAAGTGATGAGCTGGATCAATTACGTACGTCTCATGAATGTCACATATGTGTTTCTCATGCTTCTACCCAGAGGTTTGAGTCCTCTCATCTATGGCCTCAGGGATCAGGCCATCAGACCCATCCTCCTGTCGAATCTCTGCTGTGGACTCACACTGAGTGTAAAGAATCAGATCTCACCATAG